Proteins from a genomic interval of Bradyrhizobium sp. CCBAU 53340:
- a CDS encoding Gfo/Idh/MocA family protein, whose amino-acid sequence MNTMTAFKQGANMANKDAENQTANGGPSLAVIGCGYWGSKHIRVGCDIRDARMAMAVDPRPDRLEYIRSHYPSVAFSRDVGAVLNNPSIDGVIVATPVDTHFELTRAVLQAGKHALVEKPMAMTSAQCRELNAIAEERKRVLLVGHTFEYHPAVGVMRQMIQSGSLGELYYIDSRRLNLGLYRQDANVLWDLAPHDLSIIFCLLEEVPQTIGAWGCAHVLPNVEDVVYAKMGFKSGPTAHVHVSWLDPVKVRQITVVGSDAMLVFDDVQPSEKVRVYQKRFRPRIDGDSYADFQLAYHHGDVHIPAISSSEPLKLEILDFVNAIMTGKRPRADAMHGLRVVEALEAASACLRLKHKHRSNGKDQRIFRRRNMPAGGPEVAVA is encoded by the coding sequence ATGAACACGATGACGGCCTTCAAACAAGGAGCCAACATGGCGAACAAGGACGCGGAAAATCAGACCGCGAACGGCGGCCCGTCGCTGGCCGTCATCGGTTGCGGTTACTGGGGTTCGAAACACATCCGCGTCGGCTGCGATATACGCGACGCAAGGATGGCGATGGCCGTCGATCCCCGCCCTGACAGATTAGAATATATCCGTTCACATTATCCTTCTGTCGCCTTTTCGCGTGATGTCGGCGCGGTACTGAATAATCCTTCTATAGACGGGGTCATTGTCGCCACCCCTGTGGACACGCACTTTGAATTGACGCGGGCGGTGCTCCAAGCCGGAAAGCACGCGCTCGTCGAGAAGCCAATGGCCATGACGAGCGCGCAATGCCGCGAGTTGAATGCGATCGCCGAAGAGCGCAAGCGTGTGCTATTGGTCGGGCACACGTTCGAGTACCACCCGGCGGTCGGCGTGATGCGGCAGATGATCCAAAGCGGCTCTCTTGGCGAGCTCTACTACATTGATTCGCGGCGCCTGAATCTTGGTCTCTACCGGCAGGACGCCAATGTCCTTTGGGACTTGGCCCCGCACGACCTCTCGATCATCTTCTGCTTGCTGGAGGAGGTGCCTCAAACCATCGGCGCGTGGGGTTGCGCGCACGTTCTGCCGAACGTTGAGGATGTTGTTTACGCCAAGATGGGCTTCAAGAGCGGTCCGACCGCCCATGTGCATGTTTCCTGGTTGGACCCGGTTAAGGTGCGCCAGATCACTGTCGTCGGAAGCGATGCGATGCTGGTGTTCGATGACGTGCAGCCGTCCGAGAAAGTGCGCGTTTACCAGAAGCGATTCAGGCCACGGATCGACGGCGACTCCTACGCCGACTTCCAGTTGGCCTATCATCACGGCGACGTGCATATCCCCGCGATATCCAGCAGCGAACCGCTGAAGCTCGAGATACTCGACTTCGTCAATGCGATCATGACCGGGAAACGGCCGCGCGCGGACGCAATGCACGGACTGCGTGTTGTCGAAGCGCTCGAGGCGGCATCGGCGTGTCTACGGCTCAAGCACAAACACCGTAGCAACGGTAAGGATCAACGGATATTTCGGCGGCGGAACATGCCGGCGGGAGGTCCCGAAGTTGCTGTCGCATGA
- a CDS encoding glycosyltransferase family 4 protein, giving the protein MKVCFVGFDDLPVLAREYNHHGNGGAQLQQTLLAKALVARGYQVSMVVWDYGQSDAAAWHGVTTYKAYRPDAGLPVLRFVYPRLTATWAALMRADADVYYTSTEGGLVGLVAMFCRRHGRGFIHRLAHDNDADPKPKRLSILYTRDKQLYKYGLRHAHTILCQHAGQQRALMENYGVISVVADPLVDSPGRQLDRDEHDLEILWVSNLLPFKRPELAIELARHMPSRHIHMVGGPQPGFSDLYSKIESAAKRQPNLTFCGRVPYHDVGDLYDRAKVFVNTSDTEGFPNSFLQSWSRGVPVVSFFDPGGLISREGLGVSIRSIDEMACAAEHLIADETEWRKVSVRCRNYMDRVHGDHVVLRPYVAAIEEAVRRRKK; this is encoded by the coding sequence ATGAAGGTGTGTTTCGTCGGTTTCGACGACCTCCCGGTCCTTGCCCGCGAATACAACCATCATGGTAATGGCGGGGCGCAGTTACAACAGACGTTGCTCGCGAAAGCACTCGTTGCTCGTGGATACCAGGTTTCCATGGTCGTCTGGGATTACGGTCAGTCCGACGCAGCAGCTTGGCATGGCGTCACAACCTACAAGGCGTATCGCCCGGATGCGGGTCTTCCGGTACTTCGTTTTGTTTATCCCCGCTTGACCGCAACGTGGGCGGCGTTGATGCGGGCCGATGCCGACGTTTACTACACGAGTACCGAGGGTGGGCTTGTCGGCTTGGTCGCGATGTTCTGCCGCCGGCATGGACGTGGCTTCATACACCGGTTAGCACACGACAACGATGCCGATCCTAAACCTAAACGACTGAGCATTCTCTATACGCGAGACAAACAACTGTACAAATATGGATTGAGACACGCTCATACTATCCTTTGCCAGCACGCGGGCCAGCAACGCGCACTCATGGAAAATTACGGGGTGATCAGCGTGGTCGCCGACCCGCTGGTGGATTCCCCTGGCCGGCAGCTGGATCGTGACGAGCACGACTTGGAAATTCTTTGGGTCAGCAACCTGCTTCCCTTCAAGCGACCGGAACTCGCCATCGAGTTGGCGCGTCACATGCCTTCCCGGCATATTCACATGGTCGGTGGTCCACAACCGGGTTTTTCCGATCTGTACAGCAAAATCGAGTCTGCCGCGAAGAGACAGCCGAACCTGACGTTTTGCGGTCGAGTGCCTTATCACGACGTAGGTGACCTCTATGACCGCGCCAAGGTCTTCGTCAATACCTCCGACACGGAGGGTTTTCCGAATTCCTTTCTTCAGTCCTGGAGCCGCGGCGTTCCTGTAGTATCTTTTTTTGATCCTGGTGGACTTATCAGTCGCGAAGGCCTGGGTGTCTCTATCCGGTCCATCGATGAGATGGCTTGCGCTGCTGAGCACTTGATTGCCGATGAAACAGAATGGCGAAAGGTGTCCGTGCGATGCAGGAACTATATGGACCGGGTGCATGGCGATCACGTGGTGCTGAGGCCCTACGTCGCAGCCATCGAGGAAGCGGTTCGCCGAAGGAAAAAATGA
- a CDS encoding transferase, with product MNRIRAWAVVETEAIGVDVAIAEFAVVRPDVTIGNRVVIHPHVVIESGARVGDNVEIFPGAYFGKAPKGAGALSRAPRFEAWVDIGADCSIGPHAVIFYDVSLGAGTLIGDGASIREQSWIGSKTVIGRYVTVNYNTRIGDRVRVQDHTWLAGNMTIEDDVFISGCVGTSNDNAMGRDGYDGSTMLGPNIARGAAIGVGANLLPGVRIGVGAVVGAGAVVTKEVPDGALVMGVPAGGPTTVQSDYRRSLETRWFLPTVERTQS from the coding sequence ATGAATCGAATTAGGGCATGGGCGGTGGTCGAGACCGAGGCGATCGGTGTGGACGTGGCGATCGCCGAGTTCGCCGTCGTGCGGCCTGATGTTACAATTGGTAACCGGGTGGTCATTCACCCGCATGTCGTGATCGAGAGCGGCGCGAGAGTCGGGGACAACGTCGAAATCTTTCCGGGAGCCTATTTCGGCAAGGCGCCCAAGGGAGCCGGGGCGTTGTCGCGCGCGCCGCGTTTCGAGGCGTGGGTCGATATCGGCGCCGACTGTTCTATCGGGCCGCACGCAGTGATTTTTTATGACGTCTCGCTCGGCGCAGGGACCCTGATCGGGGATGGTGCCTCGATCCGTGAACAATCTTGGATCGGCTCGAAGACCGTCATCGGACGTTACGTCACGGTCAACTACAACACGCGAATAGGCGATCGCGTCCGGGTGCAGGATCACACTTGGCTGGCAGGCAACATGACGATCGAAGACGACGTATTCATCTCGGGCTGTGTCGGCACTTCGAACGACAATGCGATGGGCCGGGACGGCTACGACGGTTCGACCATGCTGGGGCCCAATATCGCGCGCGGCGCGGCAATCGGAGTGGGAGCCAACTTACTGCCAGGCGTCAGAATCGGGGTTGGCGCCGTGGTCGGCGCCGGCGCGGTGGTGACGAAGGAGGTGCCCGACGGTGCGCTCGTGATGGGTGTCCCGGCGGGGGGGCCGACGACGGTTCAAAGCGACTACCGGCGCAGCCTAGAGACTCGATGGTTCCTGCCAACCGTGGAGCGAACACAATCGTGA
- a CDS encoding class I SAM-dependent methyltransferase, with translation MSKQRFFEETRWPYNLQGQILIEPGSGSGRFTEIAASTGAMVLSLDMSVAVDANFATNGHSENVLIVQGNIAEMPFPYGYGDRLFCFGVLQHTPDPRQAFLSLPRHLRPGGRLVADVYHKKFTNYVLGTKYWVRPLTRRVPPERLYRLVRRYVDLMWPTARVVRTIPCIGPTLNWRLLVADYSRELGEEGAIDDAVLKDWAYLDTFDMLSPQFDQPQTLGAVRRWCNEAGLNDVEVIVGYNGIEIHATHPELG, from the coding sequence TTGTCCAAGCAGAGGTTCTTCGAAGAGACGCGCTGGCCCTACAATCTACAGGGTCAGATTCTGATCGAGCCGGGCAGCGGATCGGGGAGGTTCACGGAGATAGCCGCCTCAACCGGAGCGATGGTCCTTTCACTCGATATGAGTGTGGCCGTGGATGCAAACTTCGCAACCAACGGCCACAGCGAAAACGTGCTGATCGTCCAGGGCAACATCGCGGAGATGCCGTTCCCGTACGGGTACGGCGACCGTCTCTTCTGCTTCGGCGTCCTGCAACATACGCCCGATCCGAGGCAAGCTTTCTTGTCGCTCCCTCGCCATCTGAGGCCAGGTGGCCGTCTCGTCGCGGATGTATATCACAAGAAATTTACGAACTACGTGCTTGGGACGAAGTATTGGGTAAGGCCGCTGACGCGAAGGGTACCGCCAGAGCGGCTGTACCGGCTCGTGCGTCGCTACGTCGATCTCATGTGGCCCACCGCCCGCGTTGTTCGCACGATTCCCTGCATCGGCCCGACCCTCAATTGGCGGCTACTCGTCGCGGACTACAGTCGCGAGCTCGGTGAAGAAGGCGCAATCGATGACGCTGTGCTAAAGGATTGGGCATACCTCGACACGTTCGATATGCTGTCACCTCAGTTCGACCAACCTCAAACACTCGGCGCGGTGCGACGCTGGTGTAATGAGGCAGGCCTCAACGACGTTGAAGTGATCGTCGGTTACAACGGCATCGAAATTCACGCGACACACCCCGAGCTAGGATGA
- a CDS encoding sugar transferase, with product MLSHEATRRKATPREFGKRALDVVICVLALPMLALISTGVWIAIHLDSPGPALFRQRRIGRDEKPFTCFKFRTLRHNADENVHREAIRRAWANEPLSNDPAAPYKLTDDPRVTRVGRWLRRTSLDELPQFLNVLRGEMSIVGPRPAIPYELEYFRDWHHTRHIVKPGITGLCQVRGRGRVSLEVMLEMDVEYALNWTLWTDLKLIVLTFPVVLRGHGAR from the coding sequence TTGCTGTCGCATGAAGCCACGCGACGGAAGGCGACCCCGCGCGAATTCGGCAAACGGGCGCTCGACGTCGTGATCTGCGTTCTCGCGCTCCCGATGCTGGCCCTCATCTCCACGGGGGTGTGGATAGCAATCCATCTCGATAGTCCCGGACCAGCGCTCTTTCGCCAGCGTCGGATCGGACGAGACGAGAAGCCGTTCACCTGCTTCAAATTCCGGACGCTCCGCCACAATGCCGACGAAAACGTCCATCGCGAGGCGATCCGGCGGGCTTGGGCGAATGAACCCCTCTCGAACGACCCCGCCGCCCCATACAAGCTCACAGACGATCCTCGCGTGACGCGCGTGGGACGGTGGCTGCGGAGGACCAGCCTCGACGAGCTGCCTCAATTCCTCAACGTGTTGCGGGGCGAAATGAGCATCGTCGGTCCACGGCCGGCGATTCCATATGAACTCGAATACTTCCGTGACTGGCACCATACGCGTCACATTGTGAAGCCCGGAATAACCGGACTTTGCCAGGTGCGCGGTCGGGGTCGTGTCAGCCTGGAGGTGATGCTCGAGATGGACGTCGAATATGCACTGAACTGGACCTTATGGACCGACCTGAAATTGATTGTCCTGACGTTTCCAGTGGTGCTGCGGGGGCACGGTGCTCGATGA
- a CDS encoding DegT/DnrJ/EryC1/StrS aminotransferase family protein, translating into MHIPFVDLKAQYETLKDEVAEAIQSVLNSAQFIGGEALAAFERDFAAYCQVRHARGVANGTDAIRLALRALGIGHGDDVITTAHTFIATAAAIVATGARPVLVDIDPDTYTIDPRMIERALTDRTRAIIAVHLFGQPADMGPINDIARRRGLYVLEDAAQAHGAEYQGIRTGALGDIACFSFYPAKNLGAYGDGGAVTTNSAAIAERIERLRDHGRTTHYSHAEVGFNSRLDALQAAILQIKLRRLDEWNTNRRRAAEWYAAELAESGIKTPFVRKGSTHVYHLYVIDTNDRDAMRNELEEAGVATGIHYPLPLHLQPALVHLGYRQGDLPYCEASAARSLSLPMFPELTRDQVRCIAAIARAAAERDGHEKLQPQSMFSPAALRADGGRAWR; encoded by the coding sequence ATGCACATTCCGTTTGTCGATCTCAAAGCGCAATATGAGACGTTGAAAGACGAGGTGGCCGAAGCAATTCAGAGCGTTCTCAACTCCGCGCAGTTCATAGGCGGCGAGGCGCTTGCCGCGTTCGAAAGAGATTTCGCCGCGTATTGCCAGGTGCGCCATGCGCGCGGTGTGGCGAACGGCACGGACGCGATTCGTCTGGCGCTGCGGGCGTTGGGTATTGGTCATGGCGACGACGTGATTACGACCGCCCACACCTTCATTGCCACCGCGGCCGCGATCGTGGCGACGGGAGCGCGGCCCGTGTTGGTCGATATCGATCCGGACACTTACACGATCGATCCCAGAATGATCGAGCGCGCCTTAACGGATCGCACAAGAGCGATCATCGCAGTCCACCTCTTCGGGCAGCCGGCTGACATGGGTCCAATCAATGACATCGCACGACGGCGCGGACTCTATGTCCTAGAAGACGCGGCCCAGGCGCACGGGGCGGAATATCAGGGGATCCGCACCGGCGCGCTCGGCGATATCGCATGTTTCTCGTTTTATCCAGCGAAGAACCTCGGGGCTTATGGCGACGGCGGAGCAGTCACCACCAACAGTGCCGCGATCGCCGAGCGGATCGAACGACTGCGTGACCACGGTCGAACCACCCATTACAGCCACGCCGAGGTCGGGTTCAACAGCCGGCTCGACGCTCTCCAGGCGGCGATTCTGCAAATCAAGCTCCGGCGCCTGGACGAATGGAACACCAATCGGCGGCGCGCCGCGGAGTGGTACGCCGCGGAGCTGGCGGAGTCGGGGATCAAGACGCCGTTCGTTCGAAAGGGGTCGACGCACGTCTACCACTTGTATGTGATCGACACGAACGACCGTGACGCAATGCGGAATGAGCTCGAAGAGGCCGGCGTGGCGACCGGGATCCACTATCCATTGCCGCTCCACCTGCAGCCTGCTCTCGTCCATCTCGGTTACAGGCAGGGCGACTTACCATATTGCGAAGCGTCGGCCGCGCGATCATTGTCTCTGCCCATGTTCCCCGAGCTCACGCGCGACCAGGTGCGCTGCATCGCCGCGATTGCACGCGCAGCGGCTGAGCGGGACGGTCACGAGAAATTGCAGCCGCAGTCAATGTTTTCGCCCGCCGCACTTCGCGCGGATGGGGGGAGGGCGTGGCGATGA
- a CDS encoding lipopolysaccharide biosynthesis protein — MTRAQQTAPLCRKDESLLERAAYRRRARGMGSGIRRKAGFLAAAGLLEYAMQLVVPVILVRHLTKQEFGDYRLMWLLAQTGLIFFPLFLPQSLFYFLPRAAPGTRRKLLGNTFASLFALGGLSILLLLGLMPVLPSSIGGLQPYSPLVQIFVGIWILASVLDVLPTADGKAQWGACVTIGFAMIRTAALAGAAVSSGDLGWILMVMCGLAMLKVGLAVFYALFAAQERGLGFDGELARAQLKYSLPFAMADGFFALRGQAGQWVVAANFSSSAFALVSIASTAMLLGTLTRQPLGNALLPNFSSLVGEGNVDGARKLLSKAYLLLACTLPPLFGLLIATADDLVELIYTREYLGAAPLMQIYSLGQIATVFGAGQLLWALGLGRQAATISAISLLLSVALSILGLQFFGLAGAVAGNITGLVLWEWWALISVATALRTSVAKLIPMDQIWKVAFVVAVAVLVAHIVSSKLDTSVFLGLVAKSSAFITTVLLGFVLTKVHHSVLPLVFGVSEERV; from the coding sequence ATGACGCGCGCCCAGCAAACCGCTCCACTTTGCAGGAAGGACGAAAGCCTCCTTGAGCGGGCCGCATACAGGAGGCGCGCGCGCGGCATGGGATCGGGTATTCGCCGGAAGGCAGGATTTCTCGCGGCTGCAGGGTTGCTCGAATATGCCATGCAGTTGGTGGTACCTGTCATCCTGGTCCGCCACCTGACCAAGCAGGAGTTCGGGGACTACCGCCTGATGTGGCTGCTCGCCCAAACGGGGTTGATCTTTTTTCCCCTGTTCCTGCCGCAGTCCCTGTTCTATTTTCTGCCGCGCGCCGCTCCAGGAACCCGACGAAAGCTCTTGGGCAATACGTTCGCAAGTCTCTTCGCTCTGGGGGGGCTCTCGATTCTGCTGCTTTTAGGGCTGATGCCCGTCTTGCCGAGTTCGATTGGAGGCCTACAGCCTTACTCGCCCCTCGTTCAGATCTTCGTTGGCATCTGGATATTGGCGTCGGTTCTTGATGTCTTGCCGACGGCGGACGGAAAAGCGCAATGGGGGGCGTGCGTAACGATCGGGTTCGCGATGATCAGAACAGCGGCATTGGCAGGTGCAGCAGTCTCATCTGGCGATCTCGGATGGATTTTGATGGTGATGTGCGGCCTGGCCATGCTGAAGGTCGGCCTTGCCGTGTTCTATGCCCTCTTTGCCGCGCAGGAACGGGGTCTCGGATTCGACGGCGAGTTGGCCCGCGCGCAATTGAAGTACTCGCTGCCCTTTGCGATGGCCGATGGCTTTTTCGCCTTGCGTGGGCAGGCCGGTCAATGGGTCGTGGCAGCGAACTTTTCGAGCTCGGCCTTTGCACTCGTCTCGATTGCATCGACGGCCATGCTCCTCGGAACCTTGACCCGCCAGCCTCTAGGTAACGCCCTTCTGCCTAACTTCAGTTCCTTGGTGGGCGAAGGCAACGTTGATGGCGCCCGCAAGCTGTTGTCGAAAGCGTATCTGCTGCTGGCATGCACGCTGCCGCCACTCTTCGGGTTGCTGATCGCGACCGCGGACGACCTTGTGGAACTGATCTATACACGCGAGTATCTCGGGGCAGCGCCGCTCATGCAGATCTATTCCTTGGGACAGATCGCAACTGTTTTCGGGGCCGGCCAGCTTCTTTGGGCGTTAGGATTGGGCCGGCAGGCCGCCACGATAAGCGCGATATCGCTTTTGCTGTCAGTTGCCTTGAGCATCCTAGGGCTCCAGTTTTTCGGTCTCGCCGGCGCGGTTGCGGGAAACATCACCGGTCTAGTTCTTTGGGAGTGGTGGGCATTGATCAGCGTCGCCACGGCGCTCAGAACCAGTGTCGCAAAATTGATACCGATGGATCAGATCTGGAAAGTCGCCTTCGTGGTTGCCGTCGCTGTATTGGTCGCTCACATCGTCTCCTCCAAGCTGGACACATCCGTTTTTTTGGGACTCGTGGCGAAGTCTTCGGCGTTTATAACGACCGTGCTGCTTGGGTTCGTGCTCACGAAGGTCCATCACTCGGTGCTACCCCTCGTTTTCGGCGTGAGCGAAGAGCGCGTTTAG
- a CDS encoding glycosyltransferase, giving the protein MDGFVNELVVLSDTIHYDEVGSLGIKVHIFRRSRKRDFRIFEKLYGLARRYRPNIIYSWESMCSVYAAPIALLFRSALINGMIRYAPLVLSLKDQAYRRFLLTAPFSTVILANSLAGLRAFRVDGKKGLCIHNGFNFDRIDNLPDVNALKRSLEIRTKHVVGMIARFDREKDYSTFFKAAELLCSERKDITFLAVGEGPDLESFRGRLKSDDHANIRILGVSKRVEEIVKTFSVGVLVSDSRCHGEGIANAILEYMALEKPVIATDAAGNREIVKDGENGFLIPFGDENALALRIREIVNRPDVGSAFGRAGRALVEQKFGIEQMVQKHVELFRRLAGRNRAL; this is encoded by the coding sequence ATGGACGGGTTCGTTAACGAGCTAGTCGTGCTTTCAGATACCATCCACTATGACGAGGTTGGGTCACTGGGAATAAAAGTACACATCTTCAGAAGAAGCCGAAAAAGGGATTTCCGTATTTTCGAAAAGCTATATGGCCTGGCGAGACGATACCGGCCGAATATAATATACTCGTGGGAGTCGATGTGCTCGGTGTATGCGGCACCAATTGCGTTGTTGTTTAGATCGGCTTTGATCAATGGGATGATACGATATGCACCGCTCGTTTTGAGTTTGAAAGATCAGGCGTACCGACGTTTCCTTCTGACAGCTCCATTTTCAACGGTAATCTTGGCAAACTCATTGGCGGGACTTAGAGCTTTTAGAGTTGATGGCAAGAAAGGACTTTGCATACACAACGGTTTCAATTTTGACCGAATAGACAATCTTCCTGACGTCAACGCCCTCAAGCGTTCGTTGGAGATAAGAACCAAGCATGTAGTCGGTATGATCGCAAGGTTCGATCGAGAGAAAGATTATAGCACGTTTTTTAAAGCGGCAGAATTGCTGTGCAGCGAGCGGAAGGACATTACTTTCCTGGCTGTCGGTGAAGGACCGGATCTGGAAAGCTTCAGGGGGCGTCTGAAGAGCGACGATCATGCGAATATACGCATTCTAGGAGTCAGCAAACGGGTCGAAGAAATCGTAAAAACGTTCTCCGTCGGAGTCTTGGTGTCGGACTCAAGATGCCACGGAGAGGGAATAGCTAATGCAATTCTGGAGTACATGGCGCTGGAAAAGCCGGTCATAGCCACAGACGCAGCTGGCAATCGCGAAATTGTCAAGGACGGGGAGAATGGATTCCTAATTCCATTCGGAGATGAAAATGCATTGGCGTTGCGGATAAGGGAAATTGTCAACCGTCCTGACGTTGGAAGCGCGTTCGGTCGCGCAGGACGGGCGCTCGTGGAGCAGAAGTTCGGGATTGAGCAAATGGTGCAGAAGCACGTAGAGCTGTTTCGGCGATTGGCAGGTAGAAATAGAGCGCTCTGA
- a CDS encoding O-antigen ligase, giving the protein MSTNLTLDHASQLRVSILTLVLLGISAALIGGVTAFLGAFAYGLLYCSFLFALIIFADYRKGVWLLALLLPFASSQLVPRELFEITGLNPFNILFGLTLLSVFAASAFRREDIQFVSFPTTFWIYVGVMTLGACLGVGSVERAIVLPNLEPLTKTAYLLDFAKSLIMLAVAWLAAVLSRSSNGRPVIWALAATYTTFFVVIAGYLIIDGISLQGLAAGDRDFLSWIGLHANEIGLLANIGFAILLHTALATSALWSRAILLACAGAAAMMAALTFSRAAFVGIAIILGSYMWKQRRMGQFLLALFAIVTVVFLLPDAFIERASTGLATGDEQAITAGRLDLWLALIGTFWEAPIIGGGLYSTLWATPNLRGLMLPVAHPHNAYLAVALDLGIVGIVVVAVFFWSVWRTFSHLSRHHVDPQWRGVFEGCMVGLLCLAVDGFTDGRFTPTPPQAALWLCYGLALGQAQSMGSIKRPPP; this is encoded by the coding sequence ATGTCAACGAATCTGACGCTCGACCATGCCTCTCAATTGAGGGTTAGCATTCTAACTCTAGTACTCCTTGGGATTTCCGCGGCGCTGATCGGCGGCGTGACAGCATTTCTCGGCGCGTTTGCCTACGGTCTTCTCTATTGCAGCTTCTTGTTCGCACTGATCATTTTTGCTGACTATCGGAAAGGCGTTTGGCTGCTCGCGTTGCTGTTGCCATTCGCCTCGAGCCAGCTCGTTCCACGAGAACTTTTCGAGATAACCGGATTGAACCCATTCAATATCTTGTTTGGGCTAACACTCTTATCGGTGTTCGCGGCTTCCGCATTCAGGCGAGAGGATATTCAATTCGTCAGCTTCCCAACTACATTCTGGATTTATGTGGGCGTCATGACACTTGGCGCTTGCCTCGGTGTCGGTTCGGTGGAAAGGGCGATCGTACTTCCCAACCTTGAGCCCTTAACAAAAACCGCATATCTGCTGGACTTTGCAAAGTCGTTGATAATGTTGGCCGTGGCGTGGTTGGCGGCGGTTCTTTCCCGAAGCAGCAATGGACGCCCTGTAATCTGGGCTCTAGCAGCTACTTACACTACCTTTTTCGTCGTGATTGCCGGTTACCTCATTATCGATGGCATCAGCCTGCAGGGCTTGGCGGCTGGCGACAGAGATTTTCTAAGTTGGATCGGATTACATGCCAATGAAATCGGCCTGCTGGCCAACATTGGCTTCGCGATCCTCCTCCACACCGCACTAGCCACCTCTGCGCTCTGGTCGCGTGCAATACTGCTGGCATGCGCCGGCGCTGCCGCAATGATGGCTGCCTTGACCTTCTCACGGGCCGCTTTCGTTGGGATTGCCATCATACTGGGCTCCTACATGTGGAAACAGCGACGCATGGGTCAGTTCTTGCTGGCGCTCTTTGCAATCGTGACGGTTGTATTTCTATTGCCCGACGCGTTCATTGAACGGGCATCGACCGGCCTGGCAACCGGGGACGAACAGGCGATAACCGCCGGTCGGCTCGACCTCTGGCTTGCATTGATAGGTACTTTTTGGGAGGCTCCTATTATTGGTGGAGGCCTCTATTCGACGCTGTGGGCGACCCCGAACCTCCGTGGCCTCATGCTTCCGGTCGCTCATCCGCATAATGCCTATCTGGCAGTCGCCCTTGACCTCGGAATAGTGGGTATTGTGGTTGTGGCGGTTTTCTTCTGGTCGGTATGGCGGACCTTTAGTCATCTATCCAGGCACCACGTCGATCCGCAATGGCGCGGTGTTTTTGAAGGCTGCATGGTTGGCCTGTTGTGCCTTGCAGTCGACGGATTCACGGATGGACGATTTACTCCGACTCCCCCGCAGGCGGCCCTATGGCTATGTTACGGGCTCGCCCTCGGTCAGGCCCAATCGATGGGTTCCATCAAGAGACCGCCACCATGA